A portion of the Bacillota bacterium genome contains these proteins:
- a CDS encoding sugar ABC transporter permease, producing the protein MALTWDVVTRGLGEIGRLIGIVAAVVIALETMAYLVLHKLLKCKYSLPLMLLLPALVGVLALIVYPFGFNVYLAFSNMNMFRFKDFSVGISYGITNLLDVFRLPVLQKVTFLQLLGRTVLWTVVNVVFHVLGGLALAILLHRPMKGKGIYRTLLVVPWALPQVISALAWRGEFHFQYGFVNLMLERLGLRPVPWLSDPRWAFVAVVLVNIWLGIPFMMVVLLGGLQSISQEYYDAAQIDGASGWQQFRSITMPLLKPVLTPAVILGVVWTFNNFNVIYLVTKGGPMEGTDLLVTSMFKAVFEFYRYGFGAAYAMVIFVFLFIFSAVYLRLSGGFKGAWES; encoded by the coding sequence ATGGCTTTGACGTGGGATGTTGTGACCAGGGGGCTCGGCGAAATCGGCAGGCTGATAGGGATAGTCGCCGCGGTCGTCATCGCCCTAGAAACCATGGCGTACCTGGTTCTTCACAAGCTTCTGAAGTGCAAGTACTCGCTTCCGCTCATGCTGCTCCTTCCTGCCCTTGTCGGGGTGCTGGCGCTCATCGTATACCCGTTCGGCTTCAACGTCTACCTTGCTTTCAGCAACATGAACATGTTCCGGTTCAAAGACTTCTCTGTCGGCATTTCTTACGGCATCACCAACCTCCTCGACGTCTTCAGACTGCCTGTGCTGCAGAAAGTCACCTTCCTTCAACTGCTCGGGCGAACGGTCCTTTGGACGGTTGTGAACGTCGTGTTCCACGTGCTGGGCGGCCTCGCCCTCGCTATCCTGCTCCACAGGCCGATGAAAGGCAAGGGGATCTACAGAACCCTTCTCGTGGTGCCGTGGGCGCTCCCGCAAGTCATCTCGGCGCTCGCATGGCGCGGCGAATTCCACTTTCAGTACGGCTTCGTCAACCTGATGCTCGAGAGACTTGGTCTGCGACCGGTGCCTTGGCTATCCGACCCAAGGTGGGCGTTTGTCGCGGTCGTGCTGGTCAACATCTGGCTCGGGATCCCGTTCATGATGGTAGTGCTCCTCGGCGGTCTTCAGAGCATCTCCCAGGAGTACTACGACGCGGCTCAAATAGATGGAGCATCCGGATGGCAGCAATTCCGATCCATCACGATGCCCCTGCTGAAGCCGGTTCTCACACCTGCCGTGATCCTCGGGGTAGTGTGGACGTTCAACAACTTCAACGTGATCTATCTTGTGACGAAGGGCGGTCCGATGGAAGGCACCGACCTCCTGGTCACGTCCATGTTCAAGGCGGTATTCGAGTTCTATAGGTACGGATTCGGGGCGGCATATGCCATGGTCATATTCGTGTTCCTGTTCATCTTCTCCGCAGTGTATCTGCGGCTGAGCGGCGGGTTCAAGGGGGCCTGGGAGTCATGA
- a CDS encoding extracellular solute-binding protein has protein sequence MRRTVVSVLVLLMLVALLLPVGATAQKKVALTIWTKEGEAEGVLQEIIALTQEYSKSHPGVTFEVVNYGVEDLRQNFQSAAFAGTGPDLLWTVSDHAGPFTAMKLIKSVDQIFPAGYMDKFVKPGVEAVELGGKVWGVPLSVGNHLMLLYNKKLIKAPPQDTDELIKVGKELTKDLNNDGKPDQYGLVYNLNEPFWLAPWLGGFGGWPLDGTKPTLNSQAMVDALQFLHDLKFVHKIVPMEADYNAADSLFKEGKAAMIINGDWSLGAYVTDDVKKNVDLGVARIPKVVKTGKWPSPMTSGIYLMFPEYLEGDKLNAVKGFVDFLVSDEVQLRFLQKFKRLPATASALKSPLVTQDAILKGSSDQMVVGKPMPTVPEMRACWDAIRPNQEAVMAGKMTPKDAAKAMQEAAEKAIREMTK, from the coding sequence GTGAGAAGAACGGTTGTTTCAGTCCTGGTTCTTCTGATGCTGGTTGCCCTGCTTCTGCCTGTCGGCGCAACGGCTCAGAAGAAAGTCGCTCTGACGATCTGGACCAAGGAGGGTGAGGCGGAGGGCGTTCTGCAGGAGATTATAGCGCTCACGCAAGAGTACTCCAAGAGCCATCCGGGCGTGACTTTCGAAGTCGTGAACTACGGCGTGGAGGACCTGCGCCAGAACTTCCAGTCTGCGGCGTTCGCGGGCACGGGCCCGGATCTCCTTTGGACCGTCTCCGACCACGCCGGTCCGTTCACGGCGATGAAACTCATCAAGTCTGTGGACCAGATATTCCCCGCAGGGTACATGGACAAATTCGTCAAGCCGGGCGTGGAAGCGGTTGAGCTTGGCGGGAAGGTTTGGGGAGTCCCTCTCAGCGTAGGCAACCACCTGATGCTCCTCTACAACAAGAAGCTCATCAAGGCGCCGCCCCAGGATACCGATGAGCTCATCAAGGTAGGCAAGGAGCTCACCAAGGACCTCAACAACGATGGCAAGCCTGATCAGTACGGACTCGTGTACAACCTCAACGAGCCCTTCTGGCTGGCTCCGTGGCTCGGAGGGTTTGGTGGCTGGCCTTTGGACGGGACCAAACCCACCCTCAACAGCCAGGCCATGGTCGACGCTCTGCAGTTCCTCCATGATCTGAAGTTTGTGCACAAGATAGTGCCAATGGAAGCCGACTACAACGCTGCCGACTCCCTGTTCAAGGAGGGGAAGGCGGCCATGATAATCAACGGCGACTGGTCTCTCGGTGCATATGTGACCGATGATGTCAAGAAGAACGTGGATCTGGGGGTCGCGCGGATTCCCAAGGTCGTCAAGACCGGCAAATGGCCTTCGCCCATGACCAGCGGCATCTATCTGATGTTCCCCGAGTACCTCGAGGGCGACAAGCTGAACGCCGTGAAGGGGTTCGTGGACTTCCTGGTCTCGGACGAGGTCCAGCTCAGGTTCCTCCAGAAGTTCAAGAGACTGCCCGCTACGGCGAGCGCACTCAAGAGCCCACTGGTGACCCAGGACGCGATCCTGAAAGGCTCGTCTGACCAGATGGTTGTCGGAAAGCCGATGCCGACGGTGCCTGAGATGCGGGCTTGCTGGGACGCCATCAGACCCAATCAGGAGGCCGTCATGGCTGGCAAGATGACCCCGAAGGACGCTGCGAAGGCGATGCAGGAAGCCGCCGAGAAGGCGATTCGCGAGATGACCAAGTAG
- the dapG gene encoding aspartate kinase, giving the protein MRIIVQKFGGTSVGDEEARLKARDRVISARQQGFDPVVVVSAMGRRPSPYATDSLLDLVRGRGLPVDARALDLLASCGEIISSVVMAGHLRAAGLEAVPLTGAQAGIRTDAEFGDASIQGINTARLLDVLASGQIPVVAGFQGVTDDGETTTLGRGGSDTTATALGVALRAECVEIYTDVEGVMTVDPKIVPDARLISAITYFEVEELANNGAKVVHPRAVHIAQQGGIPVRVRSTFAESEGTFITDEVERRVITGIAHVDGLARVEALYPNPAEPSRARVAILKAISTIGINVDFINVTPRAILFTVKDEFARAAEEALRSEGYACHVMAECAKVSVVGAGMQEVPGVMARVVESLHRAGVHIMQTVDSEITISCLIDQASVARAVRALYDEFDLGSPGSS; this is encoded by the coding sequence GTGCGCATAATCGTGCAGAAGTTCGGGGGGACATCCGTCGGAGACGAAGAGGCACGCCTGAAAGCTCGAGACAGGGTGATTTCAGCAAGGCAACAGGGATTCGATCCCGTCGTCGTAGTGTCCGCCATGGGTCGGCGTCCAAGTCCGTACGCCACCGACTCGCTTCTGGACCTCGTGCGGGGCAGGGGCCTGCCTGTTGATGCGAGGGCGCTGGACCTCCTCGCGTCGTGCGGGGAGATCATAAGCTCTGTCGTGATGGCGGGTCACCTCAGGGCGGCGGGGCTCGAAGCAGTCCCACTGACGGGCGCGCAGGCCGGGATACGCACTGACGCGGAGTTCGGAGACGCTAGCATCCAGGGCATAAACACCGCTCGATTGCTCGATGTGCTTGCATCCGGACAGATCCCGGTAGTTGCCGGCTTTCAGGGGGTGACCGACGACGGCGAGACGACCACCCTCGGCCGGGGAGGGAGCGACACCACGGCGACCGCGCTTGGGGTGGCGTTGAGGGCGGAGTGCGTGGAGATATACACGGATGTCGAGGGAGTCATGACCGTCGACCCGAAGATCGTTCCTGATGCCAGACTGATCTCGGCAATCACGTATTTCGAGGTCGAGGAGCTCGCCAACAACGGCGCGAAGGTGGTCCACCCCAGGGCGGTTCACATAGCACAACAAGGCGGCATTCCGGTGAGGGTGCGGAGCACTTTTGCGGAATCCGAGGGCACGTTCATAACGGATGAGGTAGAGCGACGAGTGATAACAGGCATCGCCCACGTGGACGGACTCGCCCGCGTGGAGGCGCTCTATCCGAATCCTGCTGAGCCGTCCAGGGCTAGGGTGGCCATACTCAAGGCGATCAGCACGATTGGGATCAACGTCGACTTCATAAACGTCACCCCTCGAGCCATCCTCTTCACCGTGAAGGACGAATTCGCTAGAGCAGCCGAGGAAGCGCTGAGGTCGGAGGGATACGCATGCCATGTCATGGCGGAGTGCGCTAAGGTGTCGGTGGTGGGCGCAGGCATGCAAGAAGTGCCGGGCGTGATGGCGAGGGTGGTGGAGTCCCTTCACCGGGCGGGCGTTCACATAATGCAGACGGTCGACTCGGAGATCACCATCTCCTGCCTCATCGACCAAGCAAGCGTGGCGCGCGCGGTGCGCGCCCTGTACGACGAGTTCGACCTGGGGTCACCGGGAAGCAGCTAG
- a CDS encoding LacI family transcriptional regulator codes for MNWTPRVAGGGPKIVATIRDIASKAGVSVSTVSHVLNGYGDISAETEKRVRAVMRELNYHPSALARRLVRKRSYVLELMLFSVEGLRHPFFYEVICGITAEIEKAGYDLVLSVKNAGDRRWRESLRRCYESKVEGLFLMGTLRGRAILDEIAKSGIPTVLIDIPFEGPRMTYVTSDNVGGAESAVEHLISLGHRRIAYIDGHTPSAISEGRFLGYRQALARHGLPLDERIVLAGDFTEEGGRAAMKSILQSSPDVTAVFAASDLMAIGAMKALREEGRKIPLDVAVVGFDDIEAASYVRPTLSTVKQQSEVMGRSAAKEVLRLIANPARIPKKIVLPAELVVRESCGARTVSSDGGGTSEGGDTQGQSRA; via the coding sequence TTGAACTGGACTCCGAGGGTTGCGGGCGGAGGACCCAAGATAGTGGCGACGATCAGGGACATCGCGAGCAAGGCGGGCGTGTCCGTCAGCACCGTGTCCCATGTGCTGAACGGATACGGCGATATAAGCGCGGAGACCGAGAAGCGCGTTCGAGCAGTGATGCGAGAGTTGAACTACCATCCGAGCGCCCTGGCGCGGCGTCTCGTCCGGAAGAGGAGCTACGTCCTGGAATTGATGCTCTTCTCCGTCGAGGGCTTGCGCCACCCGTTTTTTTACGAGGTGATCTGTGGAATCACCGCCGAGATAGAAAAGGCCGGCTACGACCTGGTGCTCAGCGTGAAGAACGCGGGTGACAGGCGCTGGCGTGAGAGCCTCCGGAGGTGCTACGAGTCGAAAGTCGAAGGCCTCTTCCTCATGGGAACTCTGCGCGGCAGGGCGATACTCGACGAGATCGCGAAGAGCGGAATTCCCACGGTCCTCATCGACATCCCCTTCGAAGGCCCGCGGATGACGTACGTCACCTCCGACAACGTAGGTGGGGCCGAGTCGGCCGTGGAGCATCTCATCTCTCTCGGCCACCGGAGGATCGCATACATTGACGGACATACTCCGTCTGCCATTTCAGAAGGCAGATTCCTGGGTTATAGGCAGGCGCTGGCCCGTCATGGTCTGCCGCTGGACGAGAGGATCGTCCTCGCGGGAGACTTTACCGAAGAAGGCGGGCGAGCCGCCATGAAGAGCATACTCCAAAGCTCGCCTGACGTCACTGCGGTTTTCGCTGCGAGCGACCTCATGGCCATAGGCGCCATGAAGGCGTTGCGTGAAGAGGGGCGAAAGATTCCACTAGACGTGGCGGTCGTGGGATTCGACGACATCGAGGCGGCGTCCTACGTGAGGCCGACGCTTTCCACCGTGAAACAGCAAAGCGAGGTAATGGGCAGGAGCGCTGCCAAGGAGGTTCTGAGGTTGATCGCCAACCCTGCCAGGATACCGAAGAAGATAGTCCTCCCCGCCGAACTGGTTGTCAGGGAGTCATGTGGCGCGAGGACGGTGTCGTCTGACGGGGGTGGAACGTCTGAAGGAGGTGATACTCAGGGACAGTCGCGAGCCTAG
- a CDS encoding ROK family protein, which yields MARPLVVGVDLGGTKVATASAGADAAIVSRVTRQTEPDRGVDAVVATIIDSVKEAVTEAGASLEDVAGVGVGSPGPLNPETGMVIFAPNLRWHDVPLVAMMEQALNVPVYIENDANLAALGEARYGAGRGSKNMVYITVSTGIGGGLILGGEIYSGSSFIAGEIGHMTITDEDGSPRCGCGNYGCLEALASGPAIARMARELIRHGEETMILELVHGNVELVTSEVVGKAAMAGDAAAIAILGKAADYLGIGIANLVNILNPDTVVIGGGVSRVGGILLKPVREVVAERALKPAFEAVRIVGAELGADAGVVGAVCLALSRLRATEAAAKRGTGTGR from the coding sequence ATGGCGAGACCGCTTGTGGTTGGAGTGGATCTCGGGGGCACCAAGGTCGCGACTGCCTCAGCCGGTGCTGATGCAGCGATAGTCTCGCGGGTGACGAGGCAGACAGAGCCCGATCGTGGCGTGGACGCTGTTGTGGCCACCATCATCGATTCGGTGAAGGAAGCCGTGACAGAGGCCGGCGCAAGCCTGGAAGACGTGGCGGGGGTGGGAGTGGGAAGCCCAGGCCCTCTCAACCCGGAGACCGGGATGGTGATATTCGCGCCGAACCTTCGGTGGCACGACGTGCCGCTCGTGGCCATGATGGAACAGGCCTTGAACGTGCCGGTGTACATCGAAAACGATGCGAATCTCGCCGCTCTTGGAGAAGCCAGGTACGGTGCCGGCCGTGGTTCGAAGAACATGGTCTATATCACGGTGAGCACAGGCATCGGCGGGGGTCTCATCCTGGGTGGAGAGATCTACAGCGGCTCTTCGTTCATCGCGGGAGAGATCGGACACATGACCATCACAGATGAGGACGGGAGCCCGAGATGCGGCTGCGGCAACTATGGGTGTCTGGAGGCCCTCGCGTCCGGCCCGGCCATCGCGCGCATGGCCAGGGAACTCATCCGCCACGGTGAGGAGACCATGATACTGGAACTCGTCCACGGAAACGTCGAACTCGTGACGTCGGAGGTGGTCGGTAAAGCGGCGATGGCTGGGGATGCGGCAGCAATAGCCATTCTTGGAAAAGCCGCGGACTATCTCGGCATCGGAATCGCCAATCTCGTGAACATCCTGAATCCGGATACCGTGGTTATAGGAGGGGGAGTCTCTAGAGTTGGGGGGATACTCCTAAAGCCGGTGCGGGAAGTCGTAGCTGAGCGAGCACTCAAGCCGGCCTTCGAGGCCGTGAGAATAGTGGGCGCGGAGCTCGGGGCAGATGCAGGCGTGGTAGGCGCCGTGTGTCTCGCGCTGTCAAGGCTGCGGGCGACTGAGGCGGCGGCTAAGCGCGGAACAGGGACAGGCCGATGA
- a CDS encoding ECF transporter S component, translated as MGAKQVVFGALLTALALVIPLAFGGFLGVVIPPFSATLASHVPVMISMLLGPWVAFLVGAGSAVGFLVKLGPVIAARAAMHAVFAVVGAVLVRRGMPFWRALLWTMPIHALSEALIVLPFGFTLQRAGVVVGLGTAMHHLVDSGISLAVVKAIGLAQRPSTKMG; from the coding sequence ATGGGAGCAAAGCAAGTTGTCTTTGGGGCTCTACTCACAGCACTGGCTCTCGTCATTCCGCTGGCCTTCGGGGGATTCCTCGGAGTCGTGATCCCTCCCTTTTCAGCGACGCTCGCATCGCACGTGCCCGTCATGATCTCCATGCTCCTCGGTCCGTGGGTGGCTTTCTTGGTAGGTGCCGGGTCAGCCGTGGGCTTCCTAGTGAAGCTGGGTCCTGTCATTGCAGCCAGAGCCGCGATGCACGCGGTGTTTGCCGTTGTCGGGGCCGTTCTCGTGAGGAGAGGAATGCCTTTCTGGAGAGCGCTGTTATGGACGATGCCCATCCATGCTCTCTCAGAAGCGTTGATAGTACTGCCTTTCGGCTTCACGCTTCAGAGGGCGGGCGTGGTGGTGGGCCTCGGCACAGCCATGCATCACCTGGTTGATTCGGGGATATCCCTTGCGGTGGTGAAAGCCATCGGCCTCGCACAGCGACCTTCCACCAAGATGGGCTGA
- a CDS encoding GntR family transcriptional regulator, with product MIPNRNVSTPLYHQIRDFLRDELQNGEFKPGERIPSEAELSARYRVSRITVKQAIQSLVQEGLLYRMQGKGTFVARPKVAHSLNRITSFSQQMRDRGMAPSTKILEVEIVAARGRVREALAVAEGTLVTKVRRLRLADAEIMGVQTAYVPIDMCPDLADHLKENVSLYELLRTRYGLAPARALENYTAIVLDSYDARLLEVPEGSPALFAERMAYLADNRALEYVVSILRADRYTLSVDLQGESTAAQGRAASYEASTRTGAERGAIGGAD from the coding sequence GTGATTCCCAATAGAAACGTCTCGACACCGCTGTATCATCAGATCCGCGATTTCCTGCGGGACGAGCTGCAGAACGGCGAATTCAAGCCGGGTGAGAGGATACCCTCTGAGGCAGAGCTTAGTGCGAGATATCGGGTGAGCCGCATAACCGTCAAACAGGCCATCCAGAGCTTGGTCCAGGAAGGCCTGCTGTACAGGATGCAAGGTAAGGGGACGTTCGTGGCGCGTCCCAAAGTGGCCCACTCCCTCAACCGCATTACCAGTTTCAGCCAGCAGATGCGCGACAGGGGTATGGCGCCTTCCACGAAGATCCTAGAGGTTGAGATCGTCGCGGCGAGGGGGCGAGTACGCGAGGCCCTAGCTGTGGCGGAGGGGACCCTCGTCACGAAGGTGCGCCGGCTGCGCCTGGCAGACGCGGAGATCATGGGAGTTCAGACGGCTTACGTGCCCATAGACATGTGTCCGGATCTGGCGGACCACCTGAAGGAGAACGTCTCCCTGTACGAGCTTCTGAGAACCAGGTACGGCCTTGCTCCTGCCAGAGCCCTTGAGAATTATACGGCTATCGTCCTCGATTCGTATGACGCGAGACTCCTCGAGGTGCCTGAAGGCTCCCCGGCGCTCTTTGCCGAGCGAATGGCCTATCTTGCCGACAACAGAGCCTTGGAATACGTCGTCTCCATTCTCCGAGCCGACAGGTACACGCTCAGCGTGGACCTCCAGGGGGAATCCACGGCGGCGCAGGGCAGGGCGGCGAGCTATGAGGCGTCCACGCGGACTGGGGCGGAGCGGGGAGCGATCGGGGGCGCCGACTGA
- a CDS encoding sugar ABC transporter permease codes for MRIRAGRSVFRRARGDSPVKRAAIHLVLILSCVVSVYPFLRVVSVSLRPSNQLLSTSLAFVPPGASLENYRALIFERDFTIWLWNSLIVSAASVLVGLMLAATAAYAFSRWKFPGRRQGLLFLLTTQMIPAGMLLLPIYVMVVRLRLFNTYTGMTIAYSVGSVPFSIWILKGYYDTIPRELEEAALVDGASPLAAFWRVVIPLSTPALAIAGLFSFMTAWNDYMMARVMLQKADMFTWPVGFQKLMDQFQTAWGQFAAASVLVAIPALALFLYSSKWLVSGMTLGGVKE; via the coding sequence ATGAGAATCCGAGCGGGGCGCAGCGTCTTCCGAAGGGCCAGGGGGGACAGCCCTGTCAAGAGAGCGGCCATACACCTCGTGTTGATCCTTTCTTGTGTCGTATCAGTTTACCCGTTCCTCCGGGTCGTGAGCGTGTCGCTTAGGCCTAGCAACCAGCTGCTCTCTACCAGCCTGGCGTTCGTGCCGCCGGGCGCGAGCCTCGAGAACTACCGCGCTCTCATCTTCGAGAGAGACTTCACCATATGGCTGTGGAACAGCCTCATCGTCAGCGCGGCGTCGGTGCTCGTGGGCCTCATGCTGGCGGCCACTGCGGCTTACGCGTTTTCTCGGTGGAAGTTCCCGGGCCGTCGCCAAGGCCTGCTATTCCTCTTGACGACGCAGATGATTCCTGCGGGAATGCTCCTTCTCCCCATATACGTCATGGTCGTGAGGCTCAGGCTGTTCAACACATACACGGGCATGACCATTGCCTACTCAGTCGGGTCGGTGCCGTTCTCCATTTGGATCCTCAAAGGATACTATGATACAATACCTCGAGAACTCGAAGAGGCTGCGCTAGTCGACGGGGCGAGTCCGCTTGCGGCGTTCTGGCGTGTCGTCATTCCGCTGTCCACGCCGGCTCTCGCCATCGCCGGGCTGTTCAGCTTCATGACGGCTTGGAACGACTACATGATGGCCAGGGTGATGCTCCAGAAGGCAGACATGTTCACGTGGCCAGTGGGCTTTCAGAAGCTGATGGACCAATTCCAGACCGCATGGGGCCAGTTCGCCGCAGCTTCGGTGCTCGTTGCCATTCCCGCGCTCGCGCTGTTCCTTTACTCGTCGAAGTGGCTGGTGTCTGGCATGACCCTAGGTGGGGTGAAGGAATAG
- the ugpC gene encoding sn-glycerol-3-phosphate ABC transporter ATP-binding protein UgpC: protein MARVYLEHVTKKFGNVVAVNDATLEIKDKEFLILVGPSGCGKSTTLRMVAGLEEITEGNIYIGDTIVNDIPPKDRDIAMVFQNYALYPHMDVYNNMAFGLKLRKFPRAEIDKRVKEAAAILGIENLLKRKPKELSGGQRQRVALGRAIVREPKVFLMDEPLSNLDAKLRVQMRAELAKLHNRLQTTIIYVTHDQTEAMTMGDRIVVMKDGFIQQVGAPMEIYDHPDNVFVAGFIGSPAMNFLDATVVSKDDELWIDAKSFKVKLPSTRFETVGEYIGKEVIFGIRPEDIDDREFVPDAPADRIITADIDVTEPMGSEVYLYATVGPHSFIARVDARTTARDGSSHQLVFNTDKAHLFDKTTQKAIR from the coding sequence ATGGCAAGGGTCTACCTGGAGCATGTGACCAAGAAGTTCGGTAATGTCGTTGCGGTGAACGATGCCACGCTCGAGATCAAGGACAAGGAGTTTCTCATCCTCGTCGGACCGTCGGGGTGCGGCAAGTCTACGACGCTGCGGATGGTGGCAGGTCTGGAGGAGATCACCGAGGGGAACATCTACATCGGCGACACCATAGTGAACGACATCCCGCCGAAGGACCGCGACATCGCGATGGTCTTCCAGAACTATGCTCTGTATCCCCACATGGACGTGTACAACAACATGGCTTTTGGCCTGAAGCTTCGCAAGTTCCCGCGCGCCGAGATCGACAAGCGCGTCAAGGAGGCCGCGGCGATTCTCGGCATTGAGAACCTGCTGAAGAGGAAACCCAAGGAGCTTTCAGGGGGCCAGAGGCAGAGGGTTGCGCTGGGGAGGGCCATCGTGCGCGAGCCGAAGGTGTTCCTCATGGATGAACCCCTATCGAACCTTGACGCGAAACTCCGTGTCCAGATGAGGGCGGAGCTGGCCAAGCTGCACAACAGGCTCCAGACGACGATTATCTACGTTACCCACGACCAGACTGAAGCCATGACCATGGGCGATCGCATAGTCGTCATGAAAGACGGCTTCATCCAGCAGGTGGGCGCGCCGATGGAGATCTACGATCACCCCGACAACGTCTTCGTCGCCGGGTTCATCGGAAGCCCGGCCATGAACTTCCTCGACGCGACGGTCGTGAGCAAGGATGACGAGCTCTGGATCGACGCCAAGAGCTTCAAGGTGAAGCTGCCCTCGACGAGGTTCGAGACGGTGGGCGAGTACATCGGCAAGGAAGTCATCTTCGGCATCAGACCCGAGGATATCGACGACAGGGAGTTCGTCCCTGATGCCCCTGCTGATAGGATAATCACGGCGGACATAGACGTGACGGAGCCGATGGGTTCCGAGGTCTATCTCTACGCCACGGTGGGGCCGCACTCCTTCATAGCGAGAGTGGACGCGCGCACCACCGCGAGAGACGGGTCGTCTCACCAACTCGTGTTCAACACGGACAAGGCTCACTTGTTCGACAAGACGACTCAGAAAGCCATTAGGTGA
- a CDS encoding bifunctional phosphoglucose/phosphomannose isomerase — protein sequence MTSATGKVERDNIDNIDRGIILDDTDEIARLDPGGMLKIVGELPQQIRDALGIAEQADLPSSLAGARCIVAAGLGGSAIGGDVVREIVAGELRVPMVVVRDYGLPAFVDRDTLVFASSYSGNTEETLSAYGIARDRGARVVCITSGGRLAELASRDGMPLVLIPKGFPPRTALAYLFVPMLAALARLGYVKDAAEGLDEAELILGDLSLVLGPQSPVSVNQAKRLAIGMYGKIPLIYGSSGIAAAAALRWKTQINENSKTHAFWNAFPELNHNETVGWGAREDISRGLRVVLLKDKGDHPRVQRREEITATLMAAAAGIDEVHSLGRSKVARLLSLVYVGDFASLYLAFLNGVDPKPVEVIDYLKGELARA from the coding sequence TTGACGAGTGCAACCGGCAAAGTGGAACGCGACAACATCGACAACATCGACCGCGGCATCATCCTGGACGACACAGATGAGATCGCCAGGCTGGACCCAGGCGGGATGCTGAAGATTGTAGGCGAACTCCCCCAGCAGATACGGGACGCTCTGGGCATCGCGGAGCAGGCAGACCTGCCATCTAGCCTCGCCGGAGCAAGATGCATCGTCGCGGCTGGACTTGGAGGCTCGGCCATAGGAGGTGACGTGGTTCGCGAGATTGTCGCGGGAGAGCTGAGAGTGCCCATGGTAGTCGTGAGGGATTACGGCCTTCCCGCGTTTGTGGACCGGGACACTCTCGTTTTCGCGTCGAGCTACTCGGGGAATACTGAGGAGACGCTGAGCGCGTACGGCATCGCGCGCGATCGCGGGGCTCGGGTGGTGTGCATCACGAGTGGGGGGCGCCTTGCCGAGCTCGCTTCGCGTGACGGGATGCCTTTGGTCCTCATTCCGAAGGGATTCCCGCCGCGCACGGCGCTGGCGTACCTGTTCGTGCCCATGCTTGCGGCGCTGGCGCGGCTGGGATACGTGAAGGACGCAGCTGAGGGGCTTGACGAAGCCGAGCTCATCCTCGGCGACCTCTCCTTGGTGTTGGGACCCCAGTCGCCTGTGTCTGTCAATCAGGCGAAACGACTGGCGATCGGGATGTACGGCAAGATCCCGCTCATCTACGGCTCGTCCGGCATCGCGGCCGCGGCGGCCCTGAGATGGAAGACGCAGATCAACGAGAACAGCAAGACTCACGCGTTCTGGAACGCCTTCCCAGAGCTAAACCACAATGAGACCGTGGGATGGGGTGCGAGGGAGGACATCTCGAGGGGGCTGCGCGTGGTGCTCCTGAAAGACAAAGGGGATCACCCCAGGGTGCAACGGAGGGAGGAAATCACTGCGACTCTGATGGCCGCGGCGGCCGGAATAGACGAGGTTCACAGTCTCGGGAGGTCGAAGGTGGCGCGGCTACTGTCCCTCGTATATGTCGGAGATTTCGCAAGCCTGTACCTCGCTTTCCTGAATGGGGTGGATCCCAAGCCGGTAGAGGTGATAGACTACCTGAAAGGGGAGCTCGCCAGGGCTTAG